The genomic interval GACACACGGGCGCTGCTGTTCGTCACGGTGCCGGTGGTGCTGTCGGCGTGGCAATCGCTGCTCGCCGTGATCCTCGCCATCATGTGGCTGATGCGGCGGCGCGAGCCGGTCTACGGCGTGCTCGCGCTCGGAATGCTGGTCGGCGCGGTGCAAGCCTTCGTGCCGCCGCCAGTGCCGCCCGCACCCTATCCGCGGATCGCCGCCATCCTGCTCGCCTCGGCGCCGATCGAGAGTGCGCTCGTCGTCGTGTTCGCGGTGCTGTTCTTCGGCTGGCGCTGGCCGCGCCTTGGGCTGCTGATCTTCGCACCGGGCCTGACCATCTTCATGGTCGGGCTGTTCGCCAGCCAGCCCTTGCCGCGCATCGTGTTTCTGTTTCTGGGCGTGCCGACGGTGGGCGTGTGCCTGATGCTGCTCGCAATCATCGTCACCAGGGCCGTGATCAAGCGGCAGGATGCGGCGAGTTTCGTTTTCGGCTGCGCCGTCACCATCGTGCTGACCTGCTGGTTCCACGACATGCTGCAGGTGTTCGAGATCATCCAGGACGAGCGCACCTTCGTCACGCGGCTGTCCTATTCGGCGATGCTGGTCGCGATCGGCGCTGGTCTCACCTGGCGCTTTGCGCGCGCGCTGAACCAGGTCGACAGCTTTGCCGGCCAGCTCGTCACGCGCGTGCGCGAGGCCGAGGAGCGGCTGAAGGCGAGCTTCGTCCGCGAAGAGGAGCGCGCGCGCGCCGCCGCGCTTGCCAACGAACGCACCCGGCTGATGCGCGACCTGCATGACGGCCTCGGCGGCCAGCTCATCAGCATCGTCGCGCTGTCCGAGCGCGGCAACACGGGCGCGACCATCACGGATGCGGCGCGGGCCGCATTGAAGGATCTGCGGCTCGTCATCGATTCCATGGACGACATCGGCGGCGATCTGATGCTCGCGCTCGGCTCCTGGCGCGAGCGCGCGGCAGCCCAGCTCAGGCCGCACGACATCGCGCTCGATTGGCGCGTGACCTCGCCGCAAGGCCTCCCCCTGCACCCGGAGCTGCGGCCCTGGCACGTCATCCAGATCGTGCGCATCCTGGACGAGGCCGTGACCAACGCAGTCAAGCATGCCTCCGCCCGACATATCAAAGTGACGATCGAAACGCTGGACGGCGGGCCGGACGGCCCGTACGGCGTCATCAGCATCGAGGACGACGGCAAGGGCTTTGCACTTGCCGTCAATGGTGCGGACAATGGCGAAGCGCTCGCGGCCGGCCTGGCCGCGCGCGGCCTGCGCAACATGAAGAGCCGCGCGGCACGCTGCGGCGCCGCGCTCGACATCGGCTCCGGACCCACGGGCACAAGCGTGCGGCTGCAATTGCCGCAGCGCTTTCCCGACAATGATGCGGCGTCGCGCTGAAGCGCGATGATCATCACCGCGCTTCATCTCCTTTGAGCGCGATCTTTTCGGAAAACCGCTGCACACTTTTCCGGATCGCGCTAACGAAGAAGGCCCCCTCCCCGCCGTGTGGGGCGCGCGGAGAGAGGGTCGGGACGGGATCTTGTCCTACGATGGACGGGGGGTTCGTACGCAGGCGATCCCTTCGCCCGAATGGATCGACAGCGCTTAGCGCACGCCGACGCGGTTGACCGGGCCGCCGCGGTTCATGGGCGTGCCGGCACGAACGCCGACGCCGGGCGCGCCGACACCGGGGGTGACGACGGCTGCCGCGGCAACCGGCGCGGCCGGCGCAACCACGACTGCCGCAGTCGGCCGCACCACGCAGCCCTTGGGTACGCCGACCGTCTTGCAGTACACCACCGCCTGCGCCGGCGCGCTCGCGAAGGTCACCAGCGCCACAACCGTCAGCCCAGCGCACAGCACGAATGCTTGTCTCAACATCTCTCCGCTCCTCATTGTCGTGCGGCTTGCGATGCGAACCACCGCTTCTCGCAGCCGACGTGCAGGCTAAATGGCAAAAGACGGCGCGCCGATACATGCCATGAAGATGGGGTACGACGCGTGCGCTGCTCGAGAAGGGCCTTTCCCGATGCCATGAACATGGCATGGCCCTGAGCGGACCTGCGCGACAAGTTCGCGCCGCTTGATTTCAAGCCGGACAACGAACCCCAATGAGGCCCCTCATGAAGATTTCAGTCATTGCTGCGCTGCTGCTTGCATCGACCATCCTGCCTGCGTCAGCCCAATCCGGACCCACGCCGCAAGAGCAGATGGCCTGCCGCGGCGATGCCAGCAAATTCTGTGCGGAGCATATCGGCAAGCCGCCGCAGATGAACGCCTGCCTGCGCGAGAACAAGGCAAAGCTGTCGGACTCCTGCCGCAAGGTCGTCGAGTCGCACGGCGGTTAGGCGCACGCTATTCCGGAGCGCGCTGAATGCGCGCCCGGACCAGCCCGCGTTAAGCGTCAGTCGTCGTCATCGGAGCCGAACAGCCTGATCTGCGGCAAGGCGGGACGGCGGCTTGCGATGAATTCGCGGGACTCGGAATCCTCGCGCACGCTGCGCGCGACGTCGTTCCAGTCGGTGCGGTCACGCGGCTCGCGCATCTCCTGACGGCGCCGCTCCGCCCAATGCTGCCGCCGCTCGGCCCGGCGCTGCTCGCGAGCTGCGCGCTTCACGTCGGACTCGCTCGCTTTGGCGTACGCATTTTCAGGCGCGGCAGGCGTCTCGCGCGCGGCCTGCTGCTCGGCGGGCTTTGCCGCTGGAGCTGCCGGCGCAGCAGCAGTGTTCGCCGTCTTCGCGTCATTGGCCGCGGGTGCCGGCACCGACGGTTCGGTACTCGCCGTTTTGGTCTGAGGCTCGGCTTGCGCGGGCGGCAGGATCGCCGCGCCGAATGCCTGCGAGCCCCTCAGATACTGCACGCGTTCGGATGGCGCACGTGCTGCAACGGCAGCCACCGGCTCCGTGCGCGCCTCATACTTGGCGGTGTCGGGACCCTGCTTGGACGTCACGGGATGCATGATGTTGCCGGCGATAAGGCCGCCGCCAAGACCAATGGCGATGGCCGCGACGATCGTTCCGGCGCCGACGAAATAGGCTGTCGAAGCGCGCATTGATCCACTCCCTCTTTGGAGCGGGCAACGCGTGGCGCAAATCGATGTTCCGGGAACGCGATGGACGGTCGGGAAAAAGCGGCAGTTCCGCCCGCGAAATGCGAGCGGAAGAGCCTGCGGGCGCGTCAGATCTGCTGTGCGACCTTCTCAAGCCCGATGATGCGGGCGAGCTTGCGGACCTCTTCCTTCTGGTCCTCGCGTAGCTGGAACAGCAGCGGCATCGCGGCCGACTTCAACTGCTGGACCTCCTGGCTGTCTGGATCGAGCTGCACGCCCTGCACTTGCGGATTGCTGAGCTTGTTCGCCTGAATCTTTCGCGCGACGTTGCGCAGCGCAGTCTCGACGGAGGGCCAGTAATATTCCTGCGACGAGGACAGCTTCAGCCGGTCCTTGATGCCGGCAATCTGCACGTCCGATAGCAGCGAGTAAGCTTTCTGCGGCTGCGGCTTTGCAACCACCTTCGGCTTGGCCGGCGCTTCGGAAGCCTGGGCCGGCGCCTCGGATGCGCTCGCCTTCGGCATCGGGAAATCGGACGGCGTGGCGGCGGCAAAGGCCTGGCGCAGCGGTTCGGTCAGAGCCGGCACCTGGACGGGCTCGATCGCGGCGGAGGCGAGCGCCAGGGTCGGAATGTTGAGCCGGTCGGCCTTGGCGGCGCGGTTGGTGACGAGCGGCTTCGGCGCGGGCTGGGCGGCGACCATCTCGGCGGTGACGGCAGGGACGCTGTCGCGGCCCAGAATGGCGGTGGCGACGGCGCCGAGGACGAGGATACAGGTCAGAACGACGATGGTGATGGCTTTCGACAAACGTCTCTCCGCGACCTGCTCTTCACGTTCACGTCAAAACTGCCCGGAAACTGGGCGGGAATTAAGGCGCAAGCTGTTGCGCGAGGCGACATCCGGCTGGATTGCGGCGACAAAGGCCGGAAAATTCAATGAAATCAGGCGGCTGCGGCGAGATCGTAGGCATCCTGGATGTCGGCGACGATCTCGGAGGCCTCCCACACCGCGCGCGGCTCGACCGATTGCAGGGTGACGGTCCAGTTACCGCCCCGGCGGGTGCGGGGCACGCTGACGATGTCGAAGCGCACCTTGCGGCAGAGCGGATGCCGCGCGAGCGCATGCGCCACGCGAACCCGGATTTCGTCGAGCGTTGCCCGCGTCTTGGTGGTGCTGAGAAAGTCGTAGTCCATCGCCTACCCCCTTTGGTCCTGACCGGCGGCCTTAAGGGGGATTCTGGGATCGCCATGGTTAATGTGCCGTTAAATGGCCTCCTTCGACGGCCTCGAACGCGCGGCATGGGGCGTGCGACCAAGCCGCATGTCAGTCACCAACGCGCGCGCGGCATCGGTCCGCATCCCGCTTCTGGCCTGTCTCGCGACCTCGGGGCTGGCGCTCGCGCTGGCCGCGTTCGAGCTGCCGATGTCGGACTTTCCCTCGGGCCTCGTGCTCGCGCTACTGCCGCTGCTGGTGGTGGCGTTTCCCCTCTGCGGATTGTGGTCGCTGTTTCTGCTGACGCGCATCCGCGCGCGCGGTGCAAAATTCGCCCTGCCCTTCGCCGTCTGCGTCGCGACGCTGGCCGCGCTCGCCTATGTCCCGTTCACGCAAATCTGGCTGCAGACGAACTTCTGGTGGCACCGCACGTCGCGCGAACGGATCGTCGCGCGGGTCGAAGCCGGCGAGCTCGTTCCGAACGTCGCGCACAACGCCCGGCTGATCGCGTTGCCGCGCGAGGCACGCAACGTATCGGCCGGCGGCGAGATCGTCGTCGATCAAGGCGGCGACGGCACCTACGTCCTGTTCCTCACCTTGCGCGGCTTCCGCCACACCTTCTCCGGTTTCCTGCACGTGCCGAAGGGCGGCGATGCCGCAAAATTCTTCGAGTTCGAGGACGAGCCGCCGCGGCAGGCCGTACGCTATGGCGAGCAATGGTACTTTGTCGCGAACTAGGCCCCGCCGGCCCCGCGATACTCCGACAGTGTGCGCGCGACGAGATCGTCGACGGCCGGGACATCCATCACGCCCGAGGTCGAATGACCGCCGCTCCAGATGTCGCGCCAGCGTTTTGGGCGGTTCTCGCGCGCGGTGATGTCGATATCCTTGCCGATGTCGATCGCGCCGCGCGCGGGCAGATCGTCGGGATCAAGACCGGCGGCGACGATCGATGGCTTCAGCATGTTGGTCTGAAGACCCGTGAACGCCGTGGTCAGCAGGATGTCGTCGGCACTCGCCTCCACAAGCATCTGCTTGTAGCGCTCGTCCGCCAGGCTCTCGCGCGTGGCGATGAATTTTGTCCCCATATAGGCGAGGTCGCAGCCGAGCACCTCGGCCGCATGCAGCGCATGGCCGTCGCTGATGCCGCCCGCGAGCACGATGACGCCGTCATAGAACGACCGCACCGCGCGCACGAAGGCGAACGGGTTGAGCCATCCGGTCTGACCGCCCGCACCGGCCGTGAGCAGCACGAGCCCATCGGCACCCGCTTCCGCCGCGCGCTCGGCGTGGCGGATCGAGGCGACGTCGGCGAACACCAGCGCGCCGGCATCATGCAGCGGCTTCAACACCGGCGCAGGCGAGCCGACGGAGGTGATGACGATCTCGGGCTTGTGACGCAGCAGCAGCTTCACATCCTGCTCCAGCCGGGCATTGGAACGGTGCACGATCAGATTCGGACAGACCGGCGCCGCCTTGCGGCCGCTTGTGTCGGCGTGCTGCTGCAGGCGCGTCTCGATCTCCGTGAGCCATTCGCCGAGTTGTTCCGTGCTGCGGCAATTCACGGTCGGAAAGCTGCCGATCACGCCGTTGCGGCACGCAGCCACGACGAGCTCGAGGCCTGACACGAGAAACATCGGCGCGGCGATCAGGGGAAGGGTCAATCGCTCGCGGAATCGATCGAGACGTTTCGATTTCAAGCGTTCCTCCGCGCTTCCAAGCCGCAGTCATTGTGCTAGCGTTGCCGACAACATTGGCACGGCAAGCGGCCGATGACA from Bradyrhizobium arachidis carries:
- a CDS encoding sensor histidine kinase codes for the protein MSDVAAKPVVSAWTRRRLRLSRLVPYLLLQALIVIACVLMLRLVPPDDPDDYAVSEFSLVEDGATRSVTLPHFTSSRYSLADPPIYAGTFTRAPGDAKTAWSVFLPRFSNAVEVAVNGVVVLDSRRDDTANRPDRNTPQIVVIPSSLLRDGSNQITLRLFVWGPLKGFLDTVYVGPDDKLRDAYDTRALLFVTVPVVLSAWQSLLAVILAIMWLMRRREPVYGVLALGMLVGAVQAFVPPPVPPAPYPRIAAILLASAPIESALVVVFAVLFFGWRWPRLGLLIFAPGLTIFMVGLFASQPLPRIVFLFLGVPTVGVCLMLLAIIVTRAVIKRQDAASFVFGCAVTIVLTCWFHDMLQVFEIIQDERTFVTRLSYSAMLVAIGAGLTWRFARALNQVDSFAGQLVTRVREAEERLKASFVREEERARAAALANERTRLMRDLHDGLGGQLISIVALSERGNTGATITDAARAALKDLRLVIDSMDDIGGDLMLALGSWRERAAAQLRPHDIALDWRVTSPQGLPLHPELRPWHVIQIVRILDEAVTNAVKHASARHIKVTIETLDGGPDGPYGVISIEDDGKGFALAVNGADNGEALAAGLAARGLRNMKSRAARCGAALDIGSGPTGTSVRLQLPQRFPDNDAASR
- a CDS encoding cysteine rich repeat-containing protein, producing the protein MKISVIAALLLASTILPASAQSGPTPQEQMACRGDASKFCAEHIGKPPQMNACLRENKAKLSDSCRKVVESHGG
- a CDS encoding nitronate monooxygenase family protein, producing MKSKRLDRFRERLTLPLIAAPMFLVSGLELVVAACRNGVIGSFPTVNCRSTEQLGEWLTEIETRLQQHADTSGRKAAPVCPNLIVHRSNARLEQDVKLLLRHKPEIVITSVGSPAPVLKPLHDAGALVFADVASIRHAERAAEAGADGLVLLTAGAGGQTGWLNPFAFVRAVRSFYDGVIVLAGGISDGHALHAAEVLGCDLAYMGTKFIATRESLADERYKQMLVEASADDILLTTAFTGLQTNMLKPSIVAAGLDPDDLPARGAIDIGKDIDITARENRPKRWRDIWSGGHSTSGVMDVPAVDDLVARTLSEYRGAGGA